In a single window of the Agrobacterium tumefaciens genome:
- a CDS encoding ABC transporter permease — protein sequence MTDIILQSAKPEKAPNPVLTALRRNRLSWVGIGLLLLIVLAAVFAPMIAPYDPLKQNIVHRLSAPSAQFWLGTDSFGRDVASRLLYGARISLAIGFLSVMIAMVVGSALGILAGYIGGLFDQIVMGLVDVTLSFPTLLLGLMVAAMLGASFENLIIAIAITETAPFARVARGPTIAVKRRDFIDAGKSLGFTPIRIMGVHILPNILSDIVVVASLWMASAIRTEASLAFIGLGVAPPTATWGAMIREGFENILSAWWLVVFPSLAILLTVLALNLLGDALRDAIDPKTRNER from the coding sequence ATGACCGATATCATCTTGCAATCCGCAAAGCCTGAGAAGGCGCCAAATCCGGTGCTTACGGCACTCCGTCGCAACCGCCTCTCCTGGGTTGGCATCGGACTGCTTCTCCTGATCGTGCTGGCTGCCGTTTTTGCTCCGATGATCGCACCTTACGATCCACTGAAGCAAAACATCGTTCACCGCCTGAGCGCGCCATCCGCGCAGTTTTGGCTGGGAACCGACAGTTTCGGTCGCGACGTGGCGTCGCGCCTGCTCTATGGGGCCCGTATCTCACTCGCGATTGGCTTCCTTTCCGTGATGATTGCGATGGTCGTCGGTTCGGCGCTCGGAATTCTCGCGGGTTATATCGGCGGTCTCTTCGATCAGATCGTCATGGGCCTTGTGGACGTCACGCTGTCGTTCCCGACACTGCTCCTTGGGCTCATGGTCGCGGCAATGCTCGGCGCCAGCTTTGAGAATCTTATTATTGCAATTGCGATCACCGAAACGGCTCCCTTTGCCCGCGTCGCACGCGGACCCACAATTGCCGTCAAGCGACGCGATTTCATCGACGCTGGCAAGTCCCTCGGCTTCACGCCGATCAGAATCATGGGCGTCCACATCCTTCCGAACATCCTGTCCGACATTGTCGTCGTGGCATCGCTCTGGATGGCATCCGCTATTCGTACCGAGGCGTCTCTTGCCTTTATCGGTCTCGGTGTCGCTCCCCCCACGGCAACCTGGGGCGCAATGATCCGCGAGGGATTCGAAAACATCCTCAGCGCCTGGTGGCTCGTTGTCTTCCCCTCCCTTGCAATCCTTCTCACGGTCCTCGCGCTGAATTTGCTGGGTGATGCCTTGCGCGATGCGATCGATCCGAAAACGAGGAATGAGCGATGA
- a CDS encoding ABC transporter permease codes for MTTYVIRRLLLAIPTLLAMLTVVFILVRLVPGDAAVAMLGDRASAEALAALRAQLGLDQPLPVQYLRFMSDMVTGNFGLSAVSGRTVLSEVAVVLPYTLELTAAAMIIGVAFGIPLGIVAAIRRNKWPDYASRLLSLVGLSFPGFVSAILMLLAFAVWLHWFPVMSRPTANPIDHLRSLALPALNLGLIMTAYIARVTRSSMLDVLGEDYIRTARAKGVKTKSIIIRHALGNALIPIVTVVGLNFGTMIGNSVLVEIVFTRPGLGKLILGALQSRDYTMLQGLMVVFATFVVLVNILTDVIYAAVDPRVSYAK; via the coding sequence ATGACAACCTATGTAATCCGAAGACTCCTTTTGGCCATACCGACTTTGCTCGCAATGCTGACGGTGGTTTTCATCCTCGTTCGGCTGGTGCCCGGTGATGCCGCCGTCGCAATGCTTGGGGATCGCGCCAGTGCCGAAGCGCTCGCCGCACTGCGCGCGCAGCTCGGGCTCGACCAGCCGTTACCCGTTCAATACCTCCGCTTCATGAGTGACATGGTGACCGGTAATTTCGGGCTCTCCGCCGTCAGCGGCCGTACGGTACTGTCCGAAGTCGCTGTTGTCTTACCTTATACTCTCGAACTCACCGCCGCCGCGATGATCATCGGTGTGGCATTCGGTATCCCCCTCGGCATTGTCGCAGCTATTCGCCGCAACAAATGGCCGGACTATGCAAGCCGTCTTCTTTCACTCGTCGGCCTCTCGTTTCCCGGGTTCGTCTCGGCAATTCTGATGCTCCTCGCATTTGCTGTCTGGCTGCATTGGTTCCCGGTGATGAGCCGGCCTACGGCCAATCCGATTGATCATCTGCGAAGCCTGGCTTTGCCGGCTCTCAATCTCGGCCTGATCATGACCGCCTATATCGCCCGCGTCACCCGCTCCTCAATGCTTGACGTTTTGGGTGAGGACTATATCCGCACCGCGCGCGCCAAAGGTGTCAAGACCAAGAGCATCATCATCCGGCACGCCCTTGGCAACGCTCTTATCCCGATCGTGACGGTGGTCGGGCTGAACTTCGGGACGATGATCGGAAACTCTGTTCTTGTCGAAATCGTCTTCACCCGACCTGGTCTGGGCAAGCTCATTCTCGGAGCACTTCAGTCACGCGACTACACCATGCTGCAGGGCCTGATGGTCGTGTTTGCAACCTTCGTGGTCCTCGTCAACATCTTGACCGACGTAATCTACGCCGCTGTCGACCCAAGAGTGAGTTACGCGAAATGA
- a CDS encoding LysR substrate-binding domain-containing protein — protein sequence MRNPSLRQLEGLIAVVETGTVSRASEVLRISQPAASKLIQDLELDSGLKLFERESGRLVPTGRGMRLYEEIKRIFGGVNQVARAVEAMRREESGHLVIGVMPSLSGPFLGRVVAGFRSRYPDVFVEIETQASQFLTESVLLGRIDLALVKSGLEHPTIIVEPIDSPPMAAVLPLGHHLLEKSELSPVELASEPFVAFGDSSRTRIKVDAAFEAHGLKPKITLEAATAPNVAEFIAAGLGVTVSDPISMECVKGRVALRPFLPSIDAEYRLYRPARARHTDLVLEFSREVHLAAANTTLAI from the coding sequence ATGAGAAATCCGAGCCTTCGGCAACTCGAAGGTTTAATAGCGGTTGTTGAAACCGGGACTGTGAGCCGTGCATCGGAGGTCCTGCGGATTTCCCAGCCCGCGGCCAGCAAGCTGATCCAGGACCTGGAGTTGGACAGTGGTTTGAAGCTGTTCGAGAGAGAGAGCGGGCGGCTTGTCCCGACGGGTCGTGGAATGCGTCTCTACGAGGAAATCAAGCGCATCTTTGGTGGTGTCAATCAGGTCGCCCGCGCCGTTGAAGCGATGCGGAGAGAGGAATCTGGCCATCTCGTGATCGGCGTGATGCCGAGCCTGTCGGGTCCTTTTCTCGGTCGGGTCGTCGCGGGTTTTAGATCCCGTTATCCGGACGTATTTGTGGAAATCGAGACGCAAGCGTCTCAGTTTCTGACGGAATCGGTTCTTCTGGGACGTATTGATCTCGCGCTGGTCAAGAGTGGACTGGAGCATCCGACGATCATTGTTGAACCCATAGACAGCCCGCCCATGGCGGCAGTTTTGCCGTTAGGCCACCACTTGTTGGAAAAGTCTGAGCTCAGCCCGGTGGAACTTGCCTCAGAGCCCTTCGTCGCGTTCGGCGACTCAAGCCGAACGCGCATAAAAGTCGATGCGGCATTCGAGGCGCACGGCTTGAAGCCAAAAATTACGTTGGAAGCAGCGACAGCGCCGAATGTCGCGGAATTCATTGCTGCTGGGCTGGGCGTTACGGTGTCGGATCCAATTTCGATGGAATGCGTCAAGGGACGCGTTGCATTGCGTCCATTTCTCCCAAGCATTGATGCCGAGTACAGGCTTTATCGCCCGGCACGAGCCCGGCACACGGATCTGGTGCTGGAATTTTCTCGAGAGGTGCATCTGGCCGCAGCCAACACCACACTTGCCATCTAA